A single window of Streptomyces sudanensis DNA harbors:
- a CDS encoding GntR family transcriptional regulator → MELDHSRPLWRQIAAELIRRIKDGTYPPGSRVPSTLAIAQEFGVVNATAAKAMRHLREEGWTRGEVGLGTFVMDPLPRAE, encoded by the coding sequence ATGGAGCTTGATCACTCGCGTCCGCTGTGGCGACAGATCGCAGCGGAGCTCATTCGACGCATCAAGGACGGCACCTACCCGCCGGGGAGCCGCGTCCCGTCGACGCTGGCGATCGCCCAAGAGTTCGGCGTGGTGAACGCCACCGCGGCGAAGGCCATGCGGCATCTGCGCGAAGAGGGGTGGACGCGCGGGGAGGTCGGGCTCGGAACCTTCGTCATGGATCCGCTTCCGCGAGCCGAGTAG
- a CDS encoding VOC family protein, whose product MTSRLFAICFDATRPADLARFWSGILGWEPDADPDGGTALLPPDPTGFRIRFLPTRESKTGRNRAHFDLTSTSPDDQRRTVARALELGGEHFDVGQTPEDAHVVLADPEGNEFCVIEAGNRFLADTGSIGALACDGTQEVGYFWSRALGWPLVWDQDQETAIQSPDGGTKITWGGPPVAPKTGPNRLRFELVVPAGDDMGAEVDRLVSLGATRAGTGEDGRTPMLDPDGNEFSVHRSR is encoded by the coding sequence ATGACCAGTCGACTGTTCGCCATCTGCTTCGACGCGACCCGGCCCGCCGACCTGGCACGGTTCTGGTCCGGGATCCTGGGCTGGGAGCCGGACGCCGATCCGGACGGCGGCACCGCGCTCCTGCCCCCCGACCCCACCGGGTTCCGCATACGCTTCCTGCCGACCCGGGAGTCCAAGACCGGCCGGAACCGGGCGCACTTCGACCTGACGAGCACCTCCCCGGACGACCAGCGGCGGACGGTGGCCAGGGCACTGGAACTCGGCGGGGAACACTTCGACGTGGGCCAGACCCCGGAGGACGCGCACGTGGTGCTCGCCGATCCGGAGGGCAACGAGTTCTGCGTCATCGAGGCGGGCAACCGGTTCCTCGCCGACACCGGTTCCATCGGGGCGCTGGCCTGCGATGGCACGCAGGAGGTCGGCTACTTCTGGAGCAGGGCGCTGGGGTGGCCGCTGGTCTGGGACCAGGACCAGGAGACCGCGATCCAGTCACCGGACGGCGGTACGAAGATCACCTGGGGCGGCCCCCCGGTGGCGCCGAAGACCGGCCCGAACCGGCTGCGCTTCGAGCTGGTGGTCCCCGCCGGCGACGACATGGGGGCGGAGGTGGACCGCCTGGTCTCGCTCGGCGCGACCCGCGCCGGCACCGGCGAGGACGGCCGGACGCCGATGCTCGACCCGGACGGCAACGAGTTCTCCGTACACCGCTCCCGGTAG
- a CDS encoding VOC family protein → MTSRFTELAVDCRDPERLAAFWCEVLDFRVLDRREGLVEIGSRVPAVEEVRARQTAPTLVFLRVPEDKTVKNRLHLDVSPVDGSTEDEVARLLGLGATRADVGQGPGRSWVVMADPEGNEFCVLRSLAP, encoded by the coding sequence ATGACGAGCAGGTTCACCGAGTTGGCCGTCGACTGCCGCGATCCGGAGAGGCTCGCGGCCTTCTGGTGCGAGGTCCTGGACTTCCGGGTGCTCGACCGGCGGGAGGGCCTGGTCGAGATCGGGTCCCGCGTGCCGGCCGTCGAGGAGGTCCGGGCCCGCCAGACGGCGCCGACCCTGGTGTTCCTCCGGGTGCCCGAGGACAAGACCGTGAAGAACCGGCTCCACCTGGACGTCAGCCCGGTCGACGGCAGCACCGAGGACGAGGTGGCCAGGCTGCTCGGCCTCGGCGCCACCAGGGCGGACGTGGGCCAGGGGCCGGGCCGGAGCTGGGTGGTCATGGCCGATCCGGAGGGCAACGAGTTCTGCGTCCTGCGGAGTCTGGCGCCGTAG
- a CDS encoding VOC family protein — protein MSSLVRHVTVDCAGAYAPASFRSAALETPLADDDRPGAPEATVRAPGAGLLFVAVPERTTVKNRVHLDLQPRDRTRDEEVTRLLALGARLVSDRRRPDGTGWAVLADPEGNEFCVERGAAERAA, from the coding sequence ATGAGTTCCCTCGTGAGACACGTGACCGTCGACTGCGCCGGTGCGTACGCACCGGCCTCCTTCCGGTCCGCCGCCCTCGAAACGCCCCTCGCCGACGACGACCGCCCCGGCGCCCCGGAGGCCACCGTGCGGGCGCCGGGGGCCGGCCTGCTGTTCGTGGCCGTCCCGGAGCGCACGACCGTCAAGAACCGGGTGCACCTCGACCTCCAGCCGCGGGACCGCACCCGCGACGAGGAGGTGACCCGGCTCCTCGCCCTCGGCGCGCGGCTCGTCTCCGACCGGCGCCGCCCGGACGGCACGGGGTGGGCGGTCCTCGCCGATCCGGAGGGCAACGAGTTCTGCGTCGAACGCGGCGCCGCCGAACGCGCGGCCTGA
- a CDS encoding VWA domain-containing protein, translating to MAIDLRKIEQTAPVLVDLYKRAGVSLRKHGLEGQRAAVYLVVDHSGSMRPYYRDGSVQALADRVLGLAAHLDDDGRVPVVFFSTGVDAVADIELAGHRGRIGRIAADLGHMGRTNYHTAMDAVIDHHLDSGTTAPALVVFQTDGGPGNRPLTEKYVCKAARLPMFWQFVGFGDPGSSQFDFLRRLDELPAPQRRPVDNTGFFHAGTDPLRVPDDVLYDRLVGEFPSWLAAARARGILPGTAPEAAPAAPNGRPVP from the coding sequence ATGGCCATCGACCTTCGCAAGATCGAGCAGACCGCGCCCGTGCTGGTCGATCTGTACAAGCGCGCGGGTGTCTCCCTGCGCAAACACGGCCTGGAGGGGCAGCGCGCGGCGGTCTACCTGGTCGTCGACCACTCCGGCTCCATGCGCCCCTACTACCGGGACGGCAGCGTCCAGGCCCTGGCGGACCGGGTGCTGGGACTCGCCGCGCACCTCGACGACGACGGGCGCGTCCCGGTCGTCTTCTTCTCCACCGGCGTGGACGCCGTCGCCGACATCGAACTCGCCGGCCACCGGGGACGGATCGGCCGGATCGCGGCGGACCTGGGCCACATGGGCCGGACCAACTACCACACCGCCATGGACGCCGTCATCGACCACCACCTGGACAGCGGCACCACCGCCCCGGCGCTCGTCGTCTTCCAGACCGACGGCGGCCCCGGCAACCGGCCGCTCACGGAGAAGTACGTCTGCAAGGCGGCCCGGCTGCCGATGTTCTGGCAGTTCGTGGGCTTCGGCGACCCGGGCAGCAGCCAGTTCGACTTCCTGCGCCGCCTCGACGAACTGCCCGCACCGCAGCGGCGGCCCGTCGACAACACCGGCTTCTTCCACGCCGGGACCGACCCGCTCCGGGTCCCCGACGACGTCCTGTACGACCGGCTGGTGGGGGAGTTCCCCTCCTGGCTCGCCGCCGCCCGCGCCCGCGGCATCCTCCCGGGGACGGCGCCGGAAGCAGCACCGGCGGCACCGAACGGCAGACCGGTCCCATGA
- a CDS encoding glutamate synthase subunit beta — protein sequence MADPKGFLTTGRETAPTRPVAERVKDWNEVHVPGSLLPIVGRQASRCMDCGIPFCHNGCPLGNLIPEWNDFVHRGDWGAAHERLHATNNFPEFTGRLCPAPCEAACVLGIDQPPVTIKNVEVSIVDKAWESGSVTPRPPERLSGRTVAVVGSGPAGLAAAQQLTRAGHTVAVYERADRVGGLLRYGIPEFKMEKRHINRRVEQMRAEGTRFRTGVEIGRDLTAGDLRRRYDAVVVAAGATTARDLPVPGRDLKGVHQAMEYLPLANKVQEGDLVTPPITAEGKHVVVIGGGDTGADCVGTAHRQGALSVTQLEIMPRPGEERAPHQPWPTFPLLYKVTSAHEEGGERIYSVSTTRFEGDADGNVQWLHLVEVEFTGGRPTPRPGTERRIPAQLVTLAMGFTGTDVANGLVEQFGLELDERGNIARGADFQTNVPGVFAAGDAGRGQSLIVWAIAEGRSAARGVDRYLTGASDLPAPIRPTDRALTV from the coding sequence ATGGCTGACCCCAAGGGCTTCCTGACCACCGGGCGCGAGACCGCCCCCACCCGCCCCGTGGCCGAGCGCGTCAAGGACTGGAACGAGGTCCACGTCCCCGGCTCCCTGCTGCCGATCGTCGGCAGGCAGGCGTCGCGGTGCATGGACTGCGGCATCCCGTTCTGCCACAACGGCTGCCCCCTCGGAAACCTCATCCCCGAGTGGAACGACTTCGTCCACCGCGGGGACTGGGGTGCCGCCCACGAGCGGCTGCACGCCACCAACAACTTCCCCGAGTTCACCGGGCGGCTGTGCCCCGCCCCCTGCGAGGCGGCGTGCGTCCTCGGCATCGACCAGCCGCCCGTCACCATCAAGAACGTCGAGGTCTCGATCGTCGACAAGGCGTGGGAGTCCGGCAGCGTCACCCCCCGCCCCCCGGAGCGCCTCTCCGGCAGGACCGTCGCCGTCGTCGGCTCCGGCCCGGCCGGCCTCGCCGCCGCCCAGCAGCTCACCCGCGCCGGCCACACGGTCGCCGTGTACGAGCGCGCCGACCGCGTCGGCGGACTGCTCCGGTACGGCATCCCCGAGTTCAAGATGGAGAAGCGGCACATCAACCGGCGCGTCGAGCAGATGCGCGCCGAGGGCACCCGCTTCCGCACCGGCGTCGAGATCGGCCGCGACCTGACCGCCGGCGACCTGCGCAGGCGGTACGACGCCGTCGTCGTCGCGGCCGGCGCCACCACCGCCCGCGACCTGCCCGTCCCCGGCCGCGACCTCAAGGGCGTCCACCAGGCGATGGAGTACCTGCCGCTCGCCAACAAGGTGCAGGAGGGCGACCTCGTCACCCCGCCGATCACCGCCGAGGGCAAGCACGTCGTCGTCATCGGCGGCGGCGACACCGGCGCCGACTGCGTGGGCACCGCCCACCGCCAGGGCGCCCTGTCCGTCACCCAGCTGGAGATCATGCCCAGGCCGGGGGAGGAGCGGGCACCGCACCAGCCGTGGCCGACGTTCCCCCTGCTGTACAAGGTCACCTCGGCCCACGAGGAGGGCGGCGAGCGGATCTACTCCGTCTCCACCACCCGCTTCGAGGGCGACGCGGACGGCAACGTGCAGTGGCTACACCTGGTCGAGGTGGAGTTCACCGGTGGGAGGCCGACGCCCAGGCCCGGCACCGAACGGCGGATCCCCGCCCAGCTCGTCACCCTCGCCATGGGCTTCACCGGCACCGACGTCGCCAACGGCCTGGTCGAGCAGTTCGGCCTGGAACTCGACGAGCGCGGCAACATCGCCCGCGGCGCCGACTTCCAGACCAACGTGCCCGGCGTCTTCGCCGCCGGCGACGCGGGCCGCGGCCAGTCGCTCATCGTGTGGGCCATCGCCGAGGGCCGCTCCGCCGCCCGCGGAGTGGACCGGTACCTGACCGGCGCCAGCGACCTGCCCGCCCCGATCCGCCCGACCGACCGCGCCCTGACCGTCTGA